The following proteins are encoded in a genomic region of Alphaproteobacteria bacterium:
- a CDS encoding fumarylacetoacetate hydrolase family protein has translation MNYAIPLWEQPSLPIAGRTERFPVRRIYCVGRNYAEHAREMGHDPDRELPFFFMKPADAIVQNDAAIPYPVRTKDVHHEIELVVALKSGGADIALEKALDHVFGYAVGIDLTRRDLQGEAKKAGRPWDMGKGFDNSAPCSAIVPASKIGHPSKGAIWLKVNGAIRQSADLSALIWSVPEMISYLSGLVALKGGDLLYSGTPAGVGPTVKGDTLEGHVDSVGELTIRIV, from the coding sequence ATGAACTACGCAATTCCGCTCTGGGAGCAACCGTCGCTTCCCATCGCGGGACGCACCGAGCGCTTTCCGGTGCGCCGTATTTACTGCGTCGGGCGCAACTACGCCGAACACGCGCGCGAGATGGGTCACGATCCGGATCGGGAGCTGCCGTTCTTTTTCATGAAGCCCGCCGATGCGATCGTGCAGAACGACGCCGCGATTCCCTATCCGGTCCGCACCAAGGACGTGCACCACGAGATCGAGCTTGTCGTCGCCCTTAAGTCCGGCGGAGCCGATATCGCCCTCGAAAAAGCGCTCGATCACGTCTTCGGCTATGCGGTCGGGATCGATCTCACGCGCCGCGATCTCCAGGGCGAGGCGAAAAAGGCGGGTCGACCTTGGGACATGGGAAAAGGTTTCGACAATTCCGCACCCTGCTCGGCGATCGTGCCCGCGAGCAAGATCGGCCATCCGTCGAAAGGGGCCATATGGCTCAAGGTAAATGGTGCGATCCGCCAAAGCGCCGATCTCTCGGCGCTGATTTGGAGCGTGCCTGAAATGATCTCATACCTCTCGGGGCTCGTGGCCCTCAAGGGCGGCGACCTGCTCTATTCCGGGACACCGGCCGGGGTCGGTCCGACCGTCAAGGGCGATACGCTCGAAGGCCACGTCGACAGCGTGGGCGAGCTCACCATCAGGATCGTTTGA